The window AAGGCACGGCTGATGCTGACTGGGCGCAATTGGGTGGGGGTGCGGCCACTTGGGCGAGTGATGTTGGGCTGAGTCATGGTGTGTGGTCCTAAAGATCTACAATGTGCCTATGATATCGAGCATGACTGGTTATGGCAGCGCTTCTCGCCAAGTCTCCCTGGGAGCTGGCGTAGTTGCTGATCTGCAAGTGGAATGTCGGACTGTCAATAGCCGCTTTCTGGATTTAGGCTTTCGTCTACCGGACGAGTGTCGTGGGGCTGAGCCTGCCTTACGAGAAATGGCGACCCAAAGCCTTTCTCGAGGCAAAGTGGAGTTTCGGGCTGCTTGGCGAGTCAATGCTGGCGCTGGCGCTAGTGCAAAGGCAAACCCCCATGCTTTAGGTGCCTTAAACAAAGACCGCTTAGACGCCTTGTATACCCTTCAAGAACATGCTCAAGCAGCCTTTCCGAGTGCAGAAGCACTACGAATTGCCGACATTTTGCGTTGGCCCGGTATTGTTTCTGAGCCTAGGGGTGAGGAGGAGGGCTGGATTGCTGCCACCGTGGAGGCGGGGCGCGCTGCTTTGGCGGCCTTGATGGAAAGCCGTCATGCTGAAGGCAAGGCCCTGACTACCGTTTTGACCAATATCACCACCAAGATGCGGGAGATTGTTCAGGTGATTGAACCCAAGGTACCGGTCTATGTTGCCCAGTACCAGGACAAGCTGACAGAACGCCTGGC is drawn from Polynucleobacter arcticus and contains these coding sequences:
- a CDS encoding YicC/YloC family endoribonuclease — its product is MISSMTGYGSASRQVSLGAGVVADLQVECRTVNSRFLDLGFRLPDECRGAEPALREMATQSLSRGKVEFRAAWRVNAGAGASAKANPHALGALNKDRLDALYTLQEHAQAAFPSAEALRIADILRWPGIVSEPRGEEEGWIAATVEAGRAALAALMESRHAEGKALTTVLTNITTKMREIVQVIEPKVPVYVAQYQDKLTERLAEALASQEQSKGGTELMERIRQEVVLYAVRIDVAEEFARLKTHLQVVDTALAGKGPVGKRLDFLMQELNREANTLSSKSVSEECTQAALELKLLIEQMREQVQNLE